The following are from one region of the Natronosporangium hydrolyticum genome:
- a CDS encoding LacI family DNA-binding transcriptional regulator, producing MATRPSSATIATIASEVGVSAATVSKVLNGRSDVAPETRARVEASLERHSYRPRSRRQPVRNELELVFSRFDTVWAMEIIRGVEAEAATAEVNVVLSQLGGAYRPSQPWLTGVLTRRPLGVLLVMCHLAETQRQRLQRQQIPFVVIDTDSATSAAVPTVGSNNWNGGLLATRHLLELGHRRIAVISGPENVLCSQDRVAGFRSAHEQAGVPVDPELVQYGAFAAHSGYEHAMRLLAGPNRPTAIFAGADIQAMGVLRAARQHGLEVPRDLSVVGYDNLPLSAWTGPALTTVDQPLRDMAGTATRMLLDLARGSELLASRVDLVTELVVRESTAPPRHPPLGAATS from the coding sequence GTGGCAACGAGACCAAGTTCGGCCACGATCGCGACCATCGCGAGCGAGGTCGGCGTATCCGCCGCGACCGTCTCCAAGGTCCTCAATGGTCGGTCGGACGTGGCGCCGGAGACCCGCGCCCGGGTGGAGGCCAGCCTCGAACGCCACAGCTACCGCCCTCGCTCCCGGCGGCAGCCGGTCCGGAACGAGCTCGAGTTGGTGTTCTCCCGGTTCGACACCGTGTGGGCCATGGAGATCATCCGTGGGGTGGAGGCCGAGGCCGCCACGGCGGAGGTCAACGTGGTGCTCTCCCAACTGGGCGGCGCCTACCGACCCTCCCAGCCGTGGCTCACCGGCGTCCTCACCCGCCGCCCGCTCGGGGTCCTGCTGGTGATGTGCCACCTGGCGGAGACGCAACGGCAGCGGCTACAACGCCAGCAGATCCCGTTCGTCGTGATCGACACCGACAGCGCAACCTCGGCGGCGGTGCCGACGGTCGGGTCGAACAACTGGAACGGCGGCCTGCTGGCGACCCGACATCTGCTGGAGCTGGGGCACCGCCGGATCGCGGTGATCTCCGGCCCGGAGAATGTGCTGTGCAGCCAGGACCGGGTCGCCGGGTTCAGGTCCGCGCACGAACAGGCCGGCGTGCCGGTCGACCCGGAGCTGGTGCAGTACGGAGCCTTCGCCGCCCACAGCGGGTACGAGCATGCGATGCGGCTGTTGGCCGGGCCGAACCGTCCCACCGCGATCTTCGCCGGGGCGGACATCCAGGCGATGGGGGTGCTTCGGGCGGCTCGCCAGCACGGGCTGGAGGTTCCGCGGGATCTCTCGGTGGTCGGGTACGACAACCTGCCGCTCTCCGCCTGGACCGGTCCGGCCCTGACCACCGTTGATCAGCCGTTGCGCGACATGGCCGGCACCGCGACCCGGATGCTGCTCGACCTGGCGCGCGGCAGCGAGCTGCTGGCGTCCCGGGTCGACCTGGTAACTGAGCTGGTCGTGCGGGAAAGCACCGCGCCCCCGCGCCACCCCCCGCTAGGAGCGGCTACCTCTTGA
- a CDS encoding YkvA family protein — MDSPLTIALIILGVVAVGFFVAAIVLIVKLLKLYSAVKSGAMPLQGKVAFWAALIYGISPVDLLPAPVYLDDVAILAGAVAYVGNLARKYVRVDHGPRDQIDAESGPKLHDQLKGYELKR, encoded by the coding sequence ATGGATTCGCCGCTCACCATAGCGTTGATCATCCTGGGGGTGGTCGCGGTCGGGTTCTTCGTGGCCGCGATCGTGCTCATCGTCAAGCTGCTCAAGCTCTACTCGGCGGTGAAGAGCGGGGCGATGCCGTTGCAGGGCAAGGTGGCCTTCTGGGCCGCGTTGATCTACGGCATCTCCCCGGTCGACCTCCTCCCGGCCCCGGTCTACCTGGACGACGTCGCGATCCTGGCCGGCGCCGTCGCGTACGTCGGCAACCTCGCCCGCAAATACGTCCGAGTTGATCATGGACCTAGGGATCAGATCGACGCTGAATCCGGTCCCAAACTCCATGATCAGCTCAAGGGGTATGAGCTCAAGAGGTAG
- a CDS encoding MOSC domain-containing protein produces the protein MHLDLATLEAALPQLRQAPGDHGRLEMIVRRPDIDEREVVAEADLDPSAGLVGDSWQQRGTPDPERQLTLMNSRAVALLAGSPERWPLAGDQLYVELDLSADNVPAGTRLAIGEAVVEVTAAPHRGCKKFAARYGLDALRFVNSETGYALKLRGVNAKVVTAGTIRTGDPVTKVG, from the coding sequence ATGCATCTAGACCTCGCGACCTTGGAAGCGGCCCTGCCGCAGCTGCGGCAAGCCCCGGGCGACCACGGCCGGCTAGAGATGATCGTCCGTCGCCCCGACATCGATGAACGGGAGGTCGTCGCCGAAGCCGACCTCGACCCTAGCGCCGGCCTGGTCGGCGACTCCTGGCAGCAGCGCGGTACCCCGGATCCGGAGCGGCAGCTTACGCTGATGAACTCGCGGGCGGTGGCGCTGCTGGCCGGGTCGCCGGAGCGGTGGCCGCTCGCCGGCGACCAGCTCTATGTCGAGCTGGACCTCAGCGCCGACAATGTCCCGGCCGGCACCCGACTGGCGATCGGGGAGGCGGTGGTCGAGGTGACCGCCGCCCCGCACCGGGGGTGCAAGAAGTTCGCGGCCCGCTACGGGTTGGACGCGCTACGCTTCGTCAACTCCGAGACCGGATACGCGTTGAAGCTGCGGGGAGTGAACGCCAAGGTGGTCACGGCGGGCACGATCCGCACCGGCGACCCGGTGACCAAAGTCGGCTGA